Part of the Streptomyces sp. NBC_01353 genome, TCCCGTACCGAACGGCATCGGGATCTTCTCGCGCGACTGACCGCCACGGACACGCTCCGTCACCGAGCGGGGCGTGCCTGTCCTGGCTAGCGTGGGACTCGGCAACCACCATCGAGACCACCATCGATCGGAAGAGAGTCACCGTCATGGCCGCACGACCTGAAGGCACACCGGTCTGGACCGACGCGATGTTCACCGACGTCGAGGGCGCCAAGACCTTCTACGGAGAGGTGCTGGGCTGGACCTTCGGCGAATCGTCCTCGGAATACGGCAACTACACGCAGGCCTACAAGAACGGCAAGGCGGTCGCGGCCGTCGTCCCGCCCATGCCGGGCCAGGACGGCTCCTCGCAGTCGGCCTGGTGTCTGTACTACGCCTCGCCGGATGTCGCCGCCACGGCCGAGAAGATCAAGAGCAGCGGCGGCACCGTCGTCATGGAGCCGATGGCCGTCGGTGACTTCGGCTCCATGTGCCTGGCCCAGGACCCGGCCGGCGTCATGTTCGGCGTCTGGCAGCCCGGCTCCCACACAGGTTTCGAGCTGGAGGGCGAGCCCGGCTCCTACGTGTGGGCCGAGGTCTTCACCCGGGAGCCCGCGAAGTCGGACGACTTCCTCACGTCGGTGTTCGGCTACAACACCAAGAAGATGGCCGACGAGCACATGGACTACAAGGTCTTCGACCTGGGCGGCGAGATGCCGGTCCTGGGGCGGATGAAGATGACGTCGGAGGAGTTCCCGGCCGAGGTCCCGTCCTACATCCAGATCTACTTCGCCGTCGACAACTGCGACCAGGCGGTCGACAGGGCCGTGAAGCTCGGCGGCCAGAAGGCGTTCGGGCCGATGGACAGCCCCTTCGGCCGGTTCGCGTCGATCGTGGACCCGCAGGGCGCGGCGTTCGCGGTCATCGACGTCAAGACCACCGAGGGCAAGATGCCCGAGATGGTCTGAGCCCGGTACGACAGGGCGCCCGGGACCCCAGCGGCCCCGGGCACCGTCGCGTCTCAGGCTCCGTCGCGCACGGCGACGATCCCGTTGAAGACGCCGATGTACGCCGTCCCGTCGGGCCCGATGGTGATCGGGGCCCAGTTGTTGTCGTAGGCCACCCCCGTGCCCGTGAACCGCTTCCAGGCGCGCTTCCCGGTACGGAAGTCGACCGCGGTCAGGTACCAGGCGTCGATGCCGAAGGCGTTGGGCTCCTTCTCGTAGAAGTAGAGCAGGCCGTTGGCGGTGGACAGCTTGGGCACGGTGGAGGGCGAGCGGACGTCGCTCTCCCAGACGGTGTCGCAACCGCTGCCGTCGGGGCGGACGTCGATCCGGGTCGCCCCGCCGACGACGCTGCGGCCGAAGGTCAGTGTGGTGGGGTTCTCGTAGCCGTAGTTGTTCTCGACGACGAGGCTGTTGCCCCAGCTGATCAGGGAGTTGTCGGTGGTCGAGGCGCCGGAGCCGAAGACCGGGACCTTGCAGACCAGGCGATCCGCGTCGGGGACGTCGGTGCCGCGTCGGTAGACGAGGACGTTCATCCGGTCGTCGGCGTTGTCGGTGATCGCGACGTAGGCGTCACCGGCGCCGAAGAGGTCGGGCGTGGTTCCCGAACCCTGGTTCACCGAGCCGGGTTTGGTGCTTGTCCCCCGGTCGTACGTCCGGCGCCACTGGATCCGCGGGGTGCCGTCGGCGTCGGCGCGGAAGCTGTAGAGCGCGTGGTCGGAGACGATGGAGACGCCGTCCTCGGCGACGGAGAACGAGTTCTGGATCTCCTCGCCGGTCAGCCGGAGCGAGCGGAGCGTTCCGGTGGCGGGGGCGACCGTGCCGACCCGACCGAGCCGGGTCACCCACCAGATTCGGCCGTCCCAGTCAGGCATGACGGAGGTGACGGGGTCGCAGACACCGCTCGGGAACAGGTTGGTCCAACTGACGCAGTCGTGCGGGACGAGCGAGGTGAGGTCCCAGTCGTCCTCGACAGTGAACTGCCAGCTCCCGTCCGGCTTCTGGCCGTGCGCGATGCGGAGGATGTGCTGGCGGGAGTCGGCGAGGACGACCCGGTCCCGGTTGTCGAGGTAGAAGTAGGCGCCACCGGAGGTGTCCTTGAAGATCTTCTCGAAGTCGAGGCGGGTGATGGCCTCGACGGTCGAGGAGCGCTGGGGCAGCTGGTACTCGGCGAGCGTGTCCAGGGTCCGGGGATCGAGCAGCTTGAGCAGGAAGCCGGAGAAGGTGCCGCAGACGGTGAGGATGCGGCCCGCCGAGTCGAAGGTGACGGTGGCGCACTCGCCGCCGAGTGCGGCGATCTTCTCGCTGGACACCTTCGGGTCGCGCCCGAGCGGCCCGGAGAAGGGGTGGGTTCCGCTGCCCGCGCCGTCCGCGTGCATCCCGCTGCGCCCGTTGGGGGCGAGGTACGGGTGCTGGGCGGGCGGCTCGCCCGGTACGGGCAGGGCGGTGGCGGGTGCGCCGTCGTAGTGGTCGACGAGCCGGTGGCCGGGGGCCAGCGGTATGTCGTCGGCGAGGGCGACGGGGGTGGCGAGCGCGAGGGCGGTCGCGCTCACCGCGGCGATCAGGGCGAGCACGCGGGCTCGTCTTCGGGGGGTGGTCAATGCGGCTCCTCGGGTGCGTACGTCGGTCGCGCCGGCGGCCGACGTTAGGCCCGAGTCCATGAGATGTACATGCAACTGCCCGGGGTTTCATGGGCACTTCATGA contains:
- a CDS encoding VOC family protein; translation: MAARPEGTPVWTDAMFTDVEGAKTFYGEVLGWTFGESSSEYGNYTQAYKNGKAVAAVVPPMPGQDGSSQSAWCLYYASPDVAATAEKIKSSGGTVVMEPMAVGDFGSMCLAQDPAGVMFGVWQPGSHTGFELEGEPGSYVWAEVFTREPAKSDDFLTSVFGYNTKKMADEHMDYKVFDLGGEMPVLGRMKMTSEEFPAEVPSYIQIYFAVDNCDQAVDRAVKLGGQKAFGPMDSPFGRFASIVDPQGAAFAVIDVKTTEGKMPEMV